The following is a genomic window from Natator depressus isolate rNatDep1 chromosome 17, rNatDep2.hap1, whole genome shotgun sequence.
TCTCCACCTACTTCCAGGGTAAGAATCAGAAATTTACCTCAACAGTAATTTAAATACTGTTGTGAATTCATCCTAAATATCTATTATCACTATTATACATCATACTTTCACACAGTTAAGTTTATTTTCAACCCTTtagtgtttttaattcattttacagTACAACACATAAGAACAGTGTCCCTTAAGTAGACTCATATTTAGTAGAATTAACTAAACTTGCTTCTAAATCTGAAGATGTGTTCTTTAAATGATCTAGTTCAATCTAGCTGACATGAGGGAAGAAAAGGCATGGCACCAGTGATTGGAAACTGTTGAATCAATGTATTTTGGATTCACCAAGTTTCAGAGAATACGGTATTTAGCTTGTTTGAGGGTAAATGAAGTATCAGGTTATCAGCCCTACATGTCTGTCTAACACACTGGCTTAAGGAACCAATAATATTGCTACCACTTCTCATTCTAAGGACTAAAATGGACCATAGAATACTTTTCTACATACTGTAAGTTTATTTGTTAAATAGCAAGGACACTTCTGCCTGCCAAGTTCAACACACAAAATATTTGGTTTACGAATTTAAGACAGAAGGCACTTTCAACATTCTACTTCAGGATATATTGAGCGTAGACACACTGTTTACAATTTTGTTTACTTTATAAAAATAGTTATTAGAAAGAGCAATGATAGCACTACTGTGTTTCATTTTCAAGAGCATGTTTACCTACTTATCCCACTCAAACAGATAAGACCCCTTGAAAGGCCAATACGTGTCAGTTCTAAAGTTCATTTCTAAATATAACACAAATCAAAGATCCTGAAAAAGATCAGTGAAATTTCTGTTCAGTCAGTGCATTACTCAGCTAGCCCAGTAAGTCTCTGGTACCCACTGTAAATTACAATTCTGTTTTGCAGCCTTCAATGTAATGTCAGATTGTTGTTGGTAACACTGCGTTGGGCTGTCTGACAccagtttaaaatgaaaaacagatcTGCATGAAAATTAAGCCATTCCAAGAAGTGCTACTCAGATACTCTTATATAAGATTTCTCCAGTTTCAGCATACCACCTCCCACGCCTTTCTGTATTAAATTTCCCAATGGTGGCTTTTTGCAGGCTATGTTAAAGAGTCTTCATTCTGTACGGATATTAAATTACAGTTTCATTACTGGATATACCTGAAGTTTTAGCTTTAATTCCATTTTCATtaataggggaaaaaaagatggagCAAAGGTAACATCACTTGTATTTCTGTACTGATTACTACTAGTGCTTCTCACAAGACACTATATGGGCTCATTCCTTCCATTATTTCAATCAATCAACTATAAGCTGAACATTCTTAAAGTTGCTACACTAACAAAATTGACTGTACAGTGAgttctgcaggaatggatccaaTATTTCTAGTTATTTACAATATCATGTTTTAGTCAGATCTACATGTTTAAGTCCATCTGCTAAAAATGTAATACACATACTGTAAACATGGCAACATTAAATATGGTACCTCTATTCTAGGATATTTAAATGTCATGATCACATCTCATCATATCTGAAGTTGAATTTATACACAGGATATTTTCTAGCGTTACCCACTTTACAAGTTACAAGGAGTCTAGATTTTGTGTGGCTAAGAAATTTCTTCAAAGTAAAGTTAAAGCTTGTCTTTGATTGTATTAGAGCTTTCTCTTTTGTAGCCATATTTAAATTGAAGATTAGCACAGAAATTATCTAGGGCCCCTTCCAATTTACAGTTATTAAAAATATCAGTTATGATTCTTGGGAAAAGTGTctgatatgaaaaataaaaaattactgcAAAATAAACTTAAATGGAAGTCAGGTCTTCAGACTATCGGTCAAAAGTTCAAACGTGTTATTCCTGTTTGGGCTGGAGTTGCCGTTTCCAGGCCTCATTCAAGTAAACTAGTCGTTTGTAGTTGATGATAAAGAGAATGAAGTTCAGCAAATATGTGATGACGCATATAATGCAAAATTCCTTCAGCACAAAGTACAGAATGTATGCCAGGTACAGTGACCCTACTACTGACACTATGGAGGATGTCATGAGGATTAGAGCTGCTACTGCACTTGCTGTCATACCTGCAACAAAAGACAAAAGTTATTATTGCTACTTTAATGCCCTCATTCCATAGTTAAGCAAAAAAACTGAGAAAGAACTAAAATTTTAACTATTTCTATTCAGTGAGTTTGTATTCATATAGCTCTGCTTAAAATACCATGAGTCCATGCTGGTTGCAAATCACAATTTGGAGCGCAGTTTCTAGGTTCTGTATTGCAGTTCTTTTTTGATCAGTAGTGTGGGTGGTGGTATCATCATCTTTCATGTTCCTGAATTATGGGAAAGTTACCGGTTGATCAGGTTAGATCTATGAACATTTTCATTGGTTTTAGATCAGATTGCCGGGCAGAGATGGGTTTGCACGTGTTACTAGTCACATATCTTATCTCACTTGTTTGCCTGCTTGCCACATGCAGTCTTTGTGCCAGTGCTCATATTAATGATATAGAAGAATActaaaagcaagcaagcaaagtaACTCTTGAAGTTATTAGGAGTTTTAGAGCTACCACTGTGGCTGGACAGCTAGACTGGTGTAAATTGTGACTTGCACCAGTGCAATTTATCATGGTTTCATCCAGGTTTAGCAATGTTTATATCAATTAGATCATAAACAAAGTTAAATACTTACCAAGTAACATTTGTAGTATATAAAATACAAGTCCAAAGACACTGTTTGGCTGATTTATTGCACTGTCCTTTCCAAAGATGGAACCCAACAGACCAAATCCTcgaccccatctgtaaaacaacaAACACCAATAATCCCAGATTTGAGATCTGCTTCTTTCTAACCCAAATTTCACTTTAGTACCATAGGACGATGTTCTGGTGCAACTAGAGCATTCCCTATATGTAGCTcaaactttgctttaaaaaaaaccaaatactTGGTCATAATGAGGGTGTACTGGATACAACACTATCTCATGCATCCATGCTAAAATTGGGATTTATTATATTCAGTACCAGTATAAGCACACAAAAAAATGCAAGACACATTATAACGAGTCATTTATTTCTGTAGGAGTTATCAGTTTGAAAATCTTGCTAATCCTTATAAGCTATAATGGTAAGTCAGGATTTATTGAGGAAACCATTAGCAGAATCTCTCTCCACAATATTATACAGAATGTGATTCTGATGTAGCGTCTCAACAGGGCAGGCTTCAATTTTATAAATGATAAAGTTATAAAAGTAATAGTACAAAATAGCAACTACAGTAAGAAGGAATTTTCTAATCAACAATTGTGTATTTGTGCTAGGAACAGAGGGTTCCTTCTCTCTAAGACCGAACACGTCAAGAAATATTAGTGGCCAGAGCAAAGTaaggataattttttaaaagtgacaacTGAAAGAGGAAATAAGCAAAGTAACTTGAATACTGAAGCAATGTTAAATTACAGAACATTAGATTTCTATTACTATTTATAAGTTAGATGTCACCTGCATTTTCTCCAACTATCAAGCCAAAGTTTCCCTACGTCTGACTTTCCCACACTTTAACAGCCCCGATGAGGATgatttagtgcttttcatctccAAAACACTTTCAAATCAGGTACGCTTCTAtgagcaacattttcaaaacatcctCAGATCAGACATAGTTAAAGCAAATCAGCCACTTCGGAAAAGTGGGCTCATTGGTTTAACTACTATGCCCACCAGCCGCCTCATCCATCTCCCCCAAACACTGTAGAGAGAATTACACACCAATTCCAGATAGAGTATGACTAGACAGTCAACCGTAGTAAAAGCACACTAATTTGTTCCTATATGAGTGTGTTCCTTGGAAATGCTACATGAATCCATGTTCTCCTAAACCTCAAAATGAATGCATGAGAAATGAAATTTAAGTATAAATATGAAAACCCATATTGCTTAAACAATTTGTTCTTCCAGTGTTAAAAATCACAAAATGCCTGGTTTCCTCAATAAGCCAAGTGTGAGCAGaagagttgggttttttaaattaaatcttatACTAGGCAAAAATTAAAGTTTATGACCCTATTCACTGGTGGAAAGCTTCCTATAGCAACTGGACTTTCAGTCCTAGGTATTATGCTCTTACCTACttggaccccaatcctgcaaacacttatgcacaggtTTAACTTTACTAATTTgtgtaaggccaggtctacactacagagttaggtcaacataagctgccttacgtaGACCTgtgtaagcgtctacactaaaatgtagctcccaaaGATATAAATCACCCACTACattgacttaactccacctccacgaaaGAGGTAGCACTTAGGTCGATGTTTTTAGGATAGACACTGAGTTACTTACGTtgcctgttggctgtcagccccaggatgAGGGGGCCTGCAACTgtcagccctgggctgggggttaAGGCAGTGGAAGCACTCTTGGTGAGGGTGCAAAGAAGGAGCATTAGTGTGGACATGGAACACCCCTTTAATTACTGCTGTGGCTGTACGTCAACTTAAGTtgacttaggatatgtctacactacaaaattaagtgtGACAGAGTTCAAAGACTGGAAATCCTGCAGCAGATTCCCATCGTTACCACACTTGCCTAATCAGTGGCACGCAGTTTCACGCCACAAATCTGTGTAAAGAGTGAAAACATGTGAAATTCTCTTGTACTTGGTTCCTTTCAGTCTCTGTCTCAAATGGCAAAGTGCATTACTAACAGGCAATTTATTATTGCTGATATTTAATCTGTTTGTGAGTTGCCAGCATTTAATTTCTTTATAAAATTCCTGGGTGGAGCGCCAGTGCTTCTGATCCAGTACTTCTCACAGGTGTCACCTCTAGAGTTCATGGTAATGTCCCTCCTCAGCACTAAACTTTTCTATCTCCAGCTTGTTTGAATTCTTCTCAGGTGATCATAATTTAAACTGAAGTAAATATTCATGATAAAGAGCATGCAAATTACAAGGCTACCAGTCTCAGAACCAGATTTGGGTTTCTTAGCCCTCATCTTGCAGGACTGGTAAGGGTTGGAAAGGCAGTACACTAAACTCAAGTAGGGTCTTCATGGTCCCAGAAGCATGGACTACTTCCAGAAAAAAGAAGTAACTTGGCTGTGTCATTCTCTAAGTTATGGACTAGCTCTCATGAACTTATTACAAGTACGGATACGAACAGTCAAAGTTTCCATGCATCTGGTAGGTATCAAACAGAGGAAGTATGCCAGAGTAGCACCAAGCAGACATGTTAATAACACATACTTATATTTACAACCATGTGCAACTTTTTTCTACAAGTAGCTTCTCAAACCTTTTTCTCTACTGTAATAGTACAAACCTGGTTTCCTTCAAGTTTGGGCAAGCATGTAACTTCTCTGCATCATTCGGTCATCTCAATTAGGAAGTACAAAGAAAATCCCACTTCAGAGTTTTTATTGCATTTGCATTTTGTATACTGAGTGTGTGATCATATTCTAAAATTTTTTGGAAAGTCTCTTGTAGATCATTAGCTCTCTGGTGCAGTGAATAGTAGTAGCATAATCACAGTTTTTGGCAATTCAGTTGATGTACCTTGGCAAGAGAAGGTCCTATGCAATCGGGGCAGTGGCTTTTGGGATCAATATGAGCATATCGTTTATTAATTTGTCTATGGCAGGTTGCTAACCATTTCCTACGTCCTGATGGAGGCAGCCTCTACTGCTGACTGTGTAGTGTTCCATCTGCATTAAAACTTGCATTATTTTAATAAGTGAGATGGCTTGCATATATAGCTCAAACATCATCCAAAGTCTAATGGATGGCTATGCAGTACTGCACAAGATGACATAGCCCTTTCCATAGAGAAAGTGCACAAAATGCATACATAAAGTATGCTTTTTTCAAAATCGAAATGGGACCCTAAACTTCTTGCATCTTCCATTTGGTGCAGAAAAGTTTACTTGCTTTTCTCTtttgctatgtctacactacagcagaaCAGCTGCACCGACACTTAACACTTCAAGCTTTTAAAGTTGCAACAAGGCCAACAAAATATATAATGAACTATTCCATGTTGCAGACACCTCTACCATCCTGATCTTTTTACAGCTACATACAGATGGCTAAATTTAGTGAGCCCCTCATTATAGGGCTGACTTCAGAATCTTTCTATTAGCAAGTTTGTGCTCTCCAACCTACAGAAGTTCAAAAAACTTAATTAGATGCTtctccatccctctcccccaaaGAAAATGAGCAGCCTTACAAAAACATAACGTCCTTTAAATATGTAGCTCAGTGTCCATACCAACAAAGGTCTTCAAATAATTAGAACTATACAGCTCACCACAAAGATACTCATAGCCCATGGTGATGATTGCAAGGTAAATAACTAGGGCTGGTTGATTAATTGCCGTTAACTgacgcaattaactaaaaaaaaaaattaatcacaattttaaaaaaattacaattaaacacagttttaatcacactgttaaataatagaataccaatttaaatgtattaaatattttggatgttgttctacattttcaaatatattgtattctgtgttgtaactgaaatcaaagttccagagtagcagccatgttagtctgtattcgcaaaaagaaaaggagtgtatattatttttattacaaatatttgcattgtaaaaatgataaacaaaaaagtatttttcaatttacctcatacaagtactgtagtgcagtctttgtcatgaaaatgcaacttacaaatatagatttttttttttttgttacataactgcactccaaaccaaaacaatggaaaacttcagagcctagtaatccactcagtgctacttcttggtcagccaatcgctaagacaaacaagtttgtttacatcttcaggagataatgctgccctcttcttatttacaaatgtcaccagaaagtgagaacaggcatttgcatggcacttttgtagctggcattgcaaggtatttatgtgccagatgcactaaaaacattcatgtgccccttcatgcttcggccaccattccagaggacaagcttccatgctgatggcgctcattaaaaaaaacaatgaattaaatttgtgactgaactccttgggggagaattgtatgtcccctgctctgttttacccacattctgccatatatttcatgttatagcagtctcggatgatgactcagcacatgttcattttaagaacactttcgctgcagatttgacaaaacacaaggAAGGTAcccatgtgagatttctaaagatagctacagcacttgacccaaggtttaagaatctgaagtgccttccaaaatttgagagggacaggctgtggagcatgctttcagaagctataaaagagcaacactccgatgcggaaacatAGAACCCAAAcctccaaaagagaaaatcaaccttctgctggtggcatctgattcagataatgaaaatgaacatgcgttgggccgcactgctttggattgttaacaagcagaacccgtcatcagcatggatgtatgtctcctggaatggtggttgaagcatgaaggggcatatgaatatttagtgcatctggcatgtaagtatctcgcgatgctggctacaacagtgccatgagaatgcctgttctcactttcaggtgccattgtaaacaagaagcaggctgcaaatgtaaacaaacttgtttgtctgagcgattggctgaacaagaagtaggactgagtggacttaaaggctctaaaattttacattatgttttatttttgaatgaagtttttttgtacataattctatatttgtaagttcaactttcattatcaagagattgcactacagtacatgtattaggtgaattgaaaaatactatttctttttttttttttttgcaagtacaagtgcaaatacttgtaatcaaaaataaatataaagtgtgcactgtacactttgtattctgtgttgtaattgaaataaatatatttgaaaatgtagaaaacatccaaaaatatttaaatagaatacaatttttttaattgcacaattaattgtGAATCAATTTTTTTagtcacttgacagccctataaaTAACTAAATTAACTGTCCTAGCTGACAGTCACACTGTTTCATGCTATCTAGTCTCTTGGTAACAAAGACTTGATCCTGCATTAAAACACAGCGCTTTACCTCATTGAGTGCTCTTTGTAGATTCAAGTGGATAGTACTTTTATAGAGTGGATGCTGGCTAACAGAGCTGGAACAACTTTTATTGCAACCTGAAGGGACAGAAAGCTCAATTTGTATAAAAGGTATTTGTGATTTAGAAGATTcacaattgtttttttaaatgtgaaataatGGCAGCATTGGTATATTTGTACTTCAGTCTGGAAAATCAAGACTTCAAGTCTAATCTTTCAATGATAGTAATCTGAAGTGCTACTTGCAAAAGGAGTAGGTACAAAGTGCAAGCTTTAGGATTTAAACCATATGATTAGGGAGCTGAATGAGACTTTCATGGGGCACAGGTGATCCCACATCTGCCTGCATTCttacaccttcctttgaagcatctggtctGGCCAGTGTCCTAGTCTAGTAACCTGTCTCTATGGATCACAAGTCTGTTagagtatggcaattcctatgttaaCAGATTAATATGTGATTTTCAAATTAACCATATGTTCTttgatttttgtattttgttattCTAGTGCAGATGATTTTCTGGCTAGCTTCTTTTTTATATAAGCAAAATAGGTTTTTTAATAAATACGCTCCAAATGGCATAGTAATCCATGGATTTGATATTGGGAGGGTCagtttttccccccatagtaAGAATGGGCATGTGGGCAGATTTCCATCTCAGAGCTATTATTATTAAAGCTTTCAATAATAGGACTTCTAACAGCTCTGGGATTTGTGGAGCTGTTCTTCTGCATTGTCCCAAGAAGGCCACTGTTCCAAACGCAGAGTTGCTGTTTGTTTAGGTTTATGCCAAGCTTTTCCCAGAACCATTTCCCAGATTGGACCACATCCACCACCTGTGCAATCCTCCACAGATTTGAATCATTGTGAAATATTGTATGCTCTAAGATCTTTTGGAGCTTATTTACATGGGAGAAGCAGATTATGGCTTTGCTAAAGAGGTCTTTACAAACTGGAGATTTTAACAATCTTGGAGATGATGATTCTGATTCCTTCCCTATgcaatttaattttttcttcaatatctttGGAAATTACAATATGGTTTACATGAAAATTCAATTTCTGTAGTATTCTAGTTTCCATTCTGTAGCCAGTGAAGGTTTTTGGAAGAGATAGTTTGCTGCAACTGTAAAGAAGCAATTTCTTATCAACTTGTCTGAGAGATTCAACAGACTTGGCTATGACAGACTACAGAAACTGGGTGCCCTCCTCAATGGCAGTAACTGTTCTACTAATTACCAATTCCCATGCAATCAGTGCCACACATCTTATTGGCTCTATTGCTTTGGATTAAGGAATCATTTTGAACTAGAATTCCAGTCTTACTTTATTGAACAGTGCTAGTTTGTTGGCTTAACTGCTCAAAAGTTCTTCAGGGCCAACGATTTTCAGCTTATAAAATGCTACTATTTTACCTGCTGCTGTAAATTCCCTATTCAGGTTATAGCAAAGTTCACaatgaaaaaaggaaattcaATTAAACAGTAGTTAATAAAGAACTGGCTGATGCAATAAACTCAAAAAACATAAGAAAATGTACCACTCAAGATCAACAATTCCTTCCCTGTATTGATTTGTAACTGCTGGACCGGACAAGTGTTCAGTTGCGAAAGTAATGCAAAATGAAAGTACTGCATGATTTGGTGTTACACAAAAACTATACTTGGCATGTGTACGTATGCCACAAGCAAGTTTCACTCAGCTAGAGGAGAGGCAATTTGCATGAATTTtaagacagttttaaaaaaaagtttcctttagGAAAGATTTTGCTGCATGCCTCAAAGAGAACTTCAAAATACCATTTCAGATTTTTCCTCCTTCAAGTTATCACAGCTTGTCAGCTCTACTTAAGTTGTTTGCAACTAATACC
Proteins encoded in this region:
- the VKORC1L1 gene encoding vitamin K epoxide reductase complex subunit 1-like protein 1 produces the protein MAAPVLLRVSVPRWERVARYAVCAAGILLSLYACHLEREKGRDLHYRALCDFSERVRCSAAIASRWGRGFGLLGSIFGKDSAINQPNSVFGLVFYILQMLLGMTASAVAALILMTSSIVSVVGSLYLAYILYFVLKEFCIICVITYLLNFILFIINYKRLVYLNEAWKRQLQPKQE